From Methanomassiliicoccales archaeon LGM-RCC1, one genomic window encodes:
- a CDS encoding DNA-directed RNA polymerase subunit D — protein MDIEIIEMADRKAKFVLRNSSPAMANALRRTLLSDIPKMAIDSVEFYTGKIEGDDGKEYESITPLFEEIIAHRMGMLPVPTDLDLFVPKSECECGGEGCPSCTIIYSLKKTGPATVLSSDLQPLGPNPEKLRIVDEFIPIVELTADQGITVYAKAVMGTAKKHVKWQVCNGVGYKYMPVIEIDPKHAADPQVIECAELCPAGLEVKGKKLVVKDPVACGYARGCLEKLDETEGIAVNWDDSNFLFKYETDGSLTAQQALDIALEVLSKEAKDFAGDIAAL, from the coding sequence ATGGACATAGAGATTATCGAAATGGCCGACAGGAAGGCAAAGTTCGTACTCAGGAACTCTTCCCCGGCCATGGCGAATGCGCTCAGGAGAACGCTCCTGTCCGACATACCCAAGATGGCTATCGACAGTGTGGAATTCTACACCGGTAAGATCGAGGGTGACGACGGTAAGGAGTATGAGAGCATCACGCCCTTGTTCGAGGAGATCATCGCCCACAGGATGGGAATGCTCCCTGTACCCACTGATCTTGATCTGTTCGTACCCAAGAGCGAGTGCGAATGCGGAGGAGAGGGTTGCCCCAGCTGTACCATCATCTACAGCCTGAAGAAGACCGGACCCGCAACGGTCCTGTCCTCTGACCTGCAGCCTCTCGGACCCAACCCGGAGAAGCTCAGGATCGTCGATGAGTTCATCCCGATCGTCGAGCTGACCGCGGATCAGGGTATCACCGTGTACGCGAAAGCTGTAATGGGAACGGCCAAGAAGCATGTGAAGTGGCAGGTCTGCAACGGTGTCGGATACAAGTACATGCCCGTCATCGAGATCGACCCCAAGCACGCTGCCGATCCCCAGGTCATCGAGTGCGCAGAGCTCTGCCCTGCCGGACTCGAAGTCAAGGGAAAGAAGCTGGTCGTCAAGGACCCCGTCGCATGCGGATACGCAAGGGGATGCCTCGAGAAACTGGACGAGACAGAAGGAATCGCCGTCAACTGGGATGACTCCAACTTCCTGTTCAAGTACGAGACAGACGGTTCCCTTACCGCTCAGCAGGCGCTCGATATCGCTTTGGAAGTCCTCTCCAAAGAGGCAAAGGACTTCGCAGGCGACATCGCTGCACTTTGA
- a CDS encoding 30S ribosomal protein S11, whose protein sequence is MAAKWGVANIFASYNNVMITLTDITGAETVAKVTGGMVVKQAKDQSSPYAAQRAAEKIAEVAKEKEYVGIHVRVRAPGGNKSVSPGPGAQAAIRALTRAGLKIGRIEDVTPIPHDGTKKKGGRRGRRV, encoded by the coding sequence ATGGCCGCAAAATGGGGAGTCGCTAACATCTTTGCTAGCTACAACAACGTCATGATCACATTGACAGACATCACCGGAGCAGAGACCGTTGCAAAGGTCACCGGTGGAATGGTCGTAAAGCAGGCGAAGGACCAGTCTTCGCCTTACGCGGCACAGAGGGCAGCCGAGAAGATTGCCGAGGTCGCTAAGGAGAAGGAGTACGTCGGAATCCACGTCAGGGTACGTGCTCCCGGAGGAAACAAGTCCGTATCGCCTGGACCCGGTGCTCAGGCCGCAATCCGTGCTCTCACAAGGGCCGGACTCAAGATCGGTCGCATCGAGGATGTCACACCCATACCGCACGACGGAACCAAGAAGAAGGGCGGACGCAGAGGACGCAGGGTCTGA
- a CDS encoding 30S ribosomal protein S4 encodes MGDPKFSRKTYDTPSHPWQGERIKAEVEVVNAFGLKNKREVWKAQTVLRNLRGQSRTLQARLRTGDAQAKIEADALLAKCGRLGFLTTDATLNDILTLKDEDVLSRRLQTIVYEKGLSSTIKQARQMITHGHIFVNGHKVTVPGYIVTRKEESSIEYNPSSPFTDEMHPMRISAEQAAENAAIRAKSEAEAEAAAAAAAKADAEEAGITIEDGEQ; translated from the coding sequence ATGGGAGATCCTAAGTTTTCAAGAAAGACATATGACACCCCCTCGCACCCCTGGCAGGGAGAGAGGATCAAGGCTGAGGTCGAGGTCGTCAACGCCTTCGGACTCAAGAACAAGAGAGAGGTTTGGAAGGCTCAGACCGTCCTCAGGAACCTGAGGGGCCAGTCCAGGACACTCCAGGCACGTCTCAGAACAGGCGATGCGCAGGCAAAGATCGAGGCAGACGCCCTTCTCGCAAAGTGCGGAAGGCTCGGATTCCTCACCACTGACGCTACCCTGAACGACATCCTCACACTGAAGGACGAGGATGTTCTCTCACGCCGTCTCCAGACTATCGTCTACGAGAAGGGACTGTCCAGCACAATCAAGCAGGCAAGGCAGATGATCACTCACGGACACATCTTCGTGAACGGACACAAGGTTACCGTTCCAGGATACATCGTCACCAGGAAGGAGGAGTCCTCAATCGAGTACAACCCCTCCTCGCCCTTCACCGACGAGATGCACCCCATGAGGATCTCGGCAGAGCAGGCAGCAGAGAACGCCGCAATCAGGGCCAAGTCGGAGGCAGAAGCAGAGGCCGCAGCCGCCGCAGCAGCAAAGGCAGACGCGGAAGAGGCAGGAATTACAATCGAGGATGGTGAGCAGTGA
- a CDS encoding 30S ribosomal protein S13, producing the protein MAKAKKDSQQTEDENFNYIVRIVNSDIDGQKRTVIGLQSIKGVGKRVAQIVAKKAQVDPSVKIGSLPDDKVKEIEALVKSYVEYAPTWAINRQMDYETGADMHLFGQDLEIIQKEDVNRMKMIRCYRGIRHETHHKVRGQRTRSNGRHGLTMGVSKK; encoded by the coding sequence ATGGCCAAAGCGAAGAAAGACTCGCAGCAGACCGAGGATGAGAACTTCAACTACATCGTCCGTATCGTCAACTCCGATATCGACGGTCAGAAGAGGACAGTCATCGGCCTTCAGAGCATCAAGGGAGTCGGAAAGAGGGTCGCACAGATCGTTGCCAAGAAGGCACAGGTCGACCCGTCCGTCAAGATCGGATCCCTCCCCGACGACAAAGTGAAAGAGATCGAGGCACTCGTCAAGTCCTACGTCGAGTACGCCCCCACATGGGCTATCAACAGGCAGATGGACTACGAGACCGGAGCCGACATGCACCTGTTCGGACAGGACCTGGAGATCATCCAGAAAGAGGATGTCAACAGGATGAAGATGATCCGCTGCTACCGCGGAATCAGGCATGAGACCCACCACAAGGTAAGGGGTCAGAGGACTCGCTCGAACGGAAGACACGGACTCACCATGGGAGTCTCCAAGAAATGA